The stretch of DNA TGATATCATCTTCACCCGGACCAAGATTGGCATTAAAGCGCAAACCAAGGGGCATCCCAATGATGGGTAGGTTAGGTATGCAGTGGTCTGGCTGAAAGGTTCGCCACAATCGGAAACCTCATCTCCGTGCCGATTACACCCAACAAACAAGAGATTTAGTGAAAAATAAATACTACAATAAATGAGGTATATCGCATCAATGCTCCTCCATAATTCTAAAAAAAGTCTTTATCAATAGCTTTCGGGTTTGAATTATACGGCTATGATAAAACAGTCAATTACCTAACCAACCGAGAAGACGCAGCTATTACAGCTGACTGTTGAAACGAAATCTTCCACGACTTAAAATCCTTTTTTAAGGCATCCCTTCGAGCGAGTCGAAGTAGAAAAAAATGCGACAGAAAATTTCTTAGAAGTGATAATTGAGGGATGAGATGTTTTATAACTAAGAAATTTCTTTTTCAAAATCAACAAAGTTTTTCTGAGTTTTGCTTGATTTAACAAATAAGAGACGTTTAGATAGACAAATCTCTCAATCTAATTGGAAGTTTTTGAAATCAAAGGAAGAAAAGCGGGTCGGTTGTAAACGAAGAATTACAAACTTGCGGTGTAAACCGCCTCTGCAATCTTAATATCCTGCACCGCAACTCCGGTCAGGTCGGCTATGGTGATTTGGGTGTCTGAAGTACGACTTGGAGCTTTTTCTAAAATAATATGTCCCAATTCCACAAGCTTCTCTGAGGTGCTTTGCTTTGATTGCCTGATAAGTTTCACCGCGCTCGAGGCATTGGGAGATGCTGTCCACAACCACGAGGTCCGCATGACCGAGAATAGCCGCATCCAGCTCTTGTTTTAGAGGCGTGTCAGATCCCACGGCTGTGATGTGGGTGCCCGTCTGCAAATCGCGGACATGAAGTAAAGGCTCAATGGCTGGCGTTGTGGTGACAACCAGATTGCAGGTTTTTTAGTTCTCCTACCGGCGGCACCACTGCTTTGCCGGCGGAGTAGGCTGCAAATCCTTCTTCAATCGCCGGGAGCAAATCGAGGGAAGGCAGGATTTCTTTGATTTGATCGAGGGTTATGATTTTTGTTTGTGGATTCATGAGATTAATAAACTCAGGAATTAAATCATAAAAAGATTCTTCACTTCGCTTCGCTCCGTTCAGAATGACGTAAAAAACCTACGTCAACTCAACAACCAACTCATGAATGCGATCGAGAGCAGGAACGAGGTATTCTTTCGGCAGACCAAAACTGATGCGCACAAAATGATCCAGGCCGAAGTGGTCACCGGGAACGATCAGCACGCTCTTCTCTTTACACAACCGGTTTACAAATGATGTGGAATTGATATCAAGGTTATAGCGAATGAAAGCAATGGCAGAAGCATCCGGAGGCGTCAGACTGAAGATATTTTCGTGGCTGTTCATCCACTCCTGCAAAATCGGGAAGCCGCGGCGAATGTAGTCGCGGGCTCTTTGGATTAATCGCGGTCGAACTTCAGGTGACAAGGCAATAGCTGCCAGCTTGTTGGAGAGCATGGTCGCGCTTAAGGTAGTGTACTCGTGCCGTGCCCAAATCTCATTGGTTGTCTCTTCCGGAGCGACCGTCCAGCCGAGACGCAGACCGGGCAAACCGTAAGCTTTGCTCATGCTTCCCACAGCGACGACTTTATCATAACGTCCATAGAACGAAGCATTCTCTTCTTCGGAAACCCGATCAGCGCCGCGATAAACCTCATCAGACAGAATCCAGGCACCGGAACGCCCGGCGCAGGCAACGATTGCAGCCATTTCAGCTTCAGACAATGTGTGTCCGGTGGGGTTGTTTGGGTTGCAGACAGCGATGAGTTTAGTTTCAGAAGTCACTGCTTCTTCAAGCTCAGCAACATTCATCCCCCAACCCTCTTTTTCCTGCAATTGAAAAGTTTTGATTTTCAAATCATGGTTTTTAGCAATGCCCCAAATCTGCATATAGTTCGGCAGCATTATAACACATTCATCACCGGGA from candidate division KSB1 bacterium encodes:
- a CDS encoding aminotransferase class I/II-fold pyridoxal phosphate-dependent enzyme, yielding MTTFQPFEMERMMSQYEQGVEYNLSESGVHPILLRELLDEQPGSLDKLLETDINYPHVNGIPELRQNIARLYPGAKPENVLVTVGAIEANYISIRTLLSPGDECVIMLPNYMQIWGIAKNHDLKIKTFQLQEKEGWGMNVAELEEAVTSETKLIAVCNPNNPTGHTLSEAEMAAIVACAGRSGAWILSDEVYRGADRVSEEENASFYGRYDKVVAVGSMSKAYGLPGLRLGWTVAPEETTNEIWARHEYTTLSATMLSNKLAAIALSPEVRPRLIQRARDYIRRGFPILQEWMNSHENIFSLTPPDASAIAFIRYNLDINSTSFVNRLCKEKSVLIVPGDHFGLDHFVRISFGLPKEYLVPALDRIHELVVELT